GGCCCCGAGGCCGGGGGACGGGCGGAACCTGGCCGGTACCGGCGGGTGGTCCCGGCCGGTACGAACGGGCGGACGCTGGCCAGTACGGCGAGTGAGCTGGCAGGATCGGCCGCATGGTCCCCCTTCCGCCCCGTATGAGCCACCGCACCGCCTTCGTAGGAGGCGTGGCCGCCCTGGTGGTGGCCGGGCTGCTCACCTGGTGGCTGGTGCCGTTCGGGGAGAAGTCACCGAGCGGCGCGCTCACCTTCAGCACGGGCGTGACCAGCGGCGTCTACGAACGCTACGGGGACCTCCTCAAGGAGGACCTCGCCAAGGACCTGCCGCACGTGTCGATAGAGCTGCGCGAGAGCGAGGGCTCGCAGGAGAACATCTCGCGGGTGGCCGGGGGGACGGCCGACTTCACCATCGCCACCGCCGACGCCGTCGCCAAGTACCGGCGGGACAACGGGCCAGGCGCGGCCCGGCTGCGCGGCTGCGCGCGCCTCTACGACGACTACGTCCAGCTGATAGCGGCGAAGGACTCGGGCATCGACCTCGCCAAGGACCTGCGCGGCAAGCGGGTCGGCGTGGGCCAGGAGGGCTCCGGGGTGCGGCTGGTGGCGGACCGGCTGCTGACCGCCGCCGGGCTGCATCCCACGAAGGACGTGACGGCCGTCTCGGCGGGCATCGACACCATGCCGGGTCTGCTGGAATCGGGCGAACTCGACGCCTTCTTCTGGTCCGGCGGCCTGCCGACCGCCTCCGTACAGAGGCTGTCGGAACGCTTCGACATCAAACTGGTGCCCCTCGACGACGCCCTGGTGCGCAGGCTGCACGACACGGCCCCGGTGGACACGCGCTACTACCGCTCGGCGGTGATGCCGGCCGACGCGTACGAGAAGGCGCAGGACGGTACGGCGGTGCCGACGGTGGCCGTGGCGAATCTGCTGGTCACCACGGACCGCATCGACGCCGAACTGACCGAGGGGTTCACCCGCACCGTGATCAGGAGCCGTGACCGGATCGGCAAGAAGGTGCACCCGGCCCAGCTGGTGGACCTGCGGACGGCGATCTACACCGATCCGCTGCGTCTGCACGACGGCGCGATGCGCTACTACCGGTCGGTCAAGCCGTAGGGCGGACGTGCCCGCACCGCCGACCGTCCCGTCACCGGCGGCCAGACGGCAGACGGCAGACGATCAGGAAGACCGCCCTCGGTAGGAGGGTCGTCCCCGGACCGGGTCTCGGGAGTCCTCCGAGGAGAGCCCTCGGTGCGGCGCCCTCGGCGGAGGGTCCCGGCGGCGCGTCCTTCAGGAGGAGGGCGACGACCTCGGGACCGAGAGCGTCACCCGCAGCCCGCGCGGCTCCGCGTGTTCGTACGCGAGTGTCCCGCCGCCCGCCGCGAGCAGTGCCCGCGAGATCGACAGGCCCAGACCCGACCCCTTGACGTTCTGATGGCGGTTGCTGCGCCAGAAGCGGTCGCCGATCCGCTGCATCTCGTCGTCGGAGAGTCCCGGCCCGCCGTCGGTGACGACGACGGTGGTGCGGTCGTTGTCGCCGCGCGCGACCCGGACGTCCACCTCGCCGCCCTCGGGCGTGAACTTCAGGGCGTTGTCCACGATCGCGTCGAGCGCGCTGGAGAGCGCGACCGGGTCCGCCCAGCCGGTGACCGCACCCGTGCTCCCCGTGAGCCGTACGCCCTTCTCCTCCGCGTACGCCCGCCAGGCCGCGACGCGCTCCGAGGCCAACGCCCCGACGTCGGTGAGCCGCAGATCGGCGGGGGCGTGTTCGGCCAGCGCCAGGTCCAGCAGGTCGTCGAGCACCTGCCCGAGCCGCTTGCCCTCCGTACGGACGGAGGCGATCTCCTCGTTCCCGGCGGGCAGTTCGAGGGCGAGCAGTTCGATCCGCAGGAGCAACGCGGCCAGCGGGTTGCGCAGTTGGTGGGAGGCGTCGGCGACGAAGGCGCGCTGCTGCTCCAGTACGTCCTCGACGTTGTCGGCCATCTCGTTGAAGGAGTGGGCGAGCCGGCGGAGTTCGGGCGGTCCCCCGGCGGCGGCGACGCGGGACTTCATCCGGCCGGTCGCGATGTCGTGCGTGGCGGCGTCCAGGACCCGTACCGGACGCAGCACCCAGCCGGTCAGCCGGAACGCCGCCCCCACGGCGAGCAGCATCGCGGCGGCCTCCCCGGCGGCGATGTACAGCCAGCCTTCGAGAATCCGCGAGCGCATCCGGCCGGTGGGCGAATCGGTGACGACGACGGCCACGACGTCCCCGTCCCGTACGACCGGTGACGCGACGATCAGCCGCCCGTGCCCCTGCCAGGGCCAGACCTGCCGGGGATCGTCGCTGCGCCGCCCCAGGAGGGCCTCCTGGAAGGCCAGGCGCCCCTCCCCCGTCCGGGGCACCGTCCAGCCCTCGGGAGCCCGTGCCATGGCCTCTCCGTTGCGGTAGAAGACCCCTGCCCGGATGCCGTACACGTCGAAGTAGCGGGTCAGCTCCTCCTCCAGCATCAGACTGCGCTCGGACCCGGCGACGGCGCCGGAGCCCGCGGTCTCCGTGTCGCCCTCGCTGACGAACTGCGCGAGCGCGGCGACCCGCGCCGTGTCGTCGATCCGGTCGACGACGACGTCCTGCTGCTGGGCCGCGGCGAGACTCACGGCGAGCGGGAAGCCGAGCGCGAGGAGCACGCCCGCCATGAGGACGATGAGCAGGGGCAGAAGTCGGGAACTCACCGGGAACTACGGTCCTTGATGGGCGGCGGGGGCGACGAGGCGGTAGCCCACGCCGCGCACGGTCTCGATCAGCGCCGGCATACCGAGCTTGGAGCGCAGGGACGCCACATGCACTTCGAGGGTGCGCCCCGTGCCCTCCCAACTGGTGCGCCACACCTCGCTGATGATCTGTTCGCGACGGAAGACGACGCCCGGACGCTGCGCGAGGAGCGCGAGCAGGTCGAACTCCTTGCGGGTCAGCTGCACCGCGACGTCGTCCACGGTGACGCGGCGGGTGGGCAGTTCGATGAGGACCGGCCCCAGGCGCAGCGAGTCCCCGCCGACCGCCCCCGCCTCCTCGCCGCCGACGCTGCGCCGGCTGACGGCGTGGATCCGGGCGAGCAACTCCCCGGTGTCGTAGGGCTTGGTGACGTAGTCGTCCGCGCCGAGGTTCAGTCCGTGGATACGGGACCGGACATCGGCCCGCGCCGTCACCATGATCACCGGGGTCGAGCAGAGTTTGCGGATCTTGCCGCAGACCGCGTAGCCGTCCTGGTCGGGCAGGCCGAGGTCGAGGAGCACCACGCCGAAGGGGGACTTGGTCCCGTCGGTCACCGGCAGCAGGGCCTGGAGGGCCTCCTCGCCGTTGCGGGCGTGGGTGACGTCGAAGCCGTGTCTCGCCAGTACGGCGGCGAGGGCCGCCGCGACGTGGTCGTCGTCCTCGACGAGCAGCAGCCTCATGGCCCTCCTCCGTGGTGTGGCCGTCACAGTACGTACCAGGGCATCCACGCCCATGGCTGCCGCGACAGTCAAGTCACTTCCCGTTAAGGGACGGTTTCCGTTACCCACCCGGTACGCCGAACCGGCCGTCTTCACACGGTGTGTCCGGTTGCGGCCGGATCGTTATGCTCAATTTCCCCTCAGATGTAATGACGCTGGTCGCAGTGCGTGACTAAGGTCCTCCCAACCGAGGAGGACGGAGCAAGAAGCCGATGAGCGGAGTTTCAGTGACCAAGGAAACCGGGGGCGCCGCGCCGGCGTCGGGCGACCTGGTCGTGCTGAGCAACGTCAACAAGCACTTCGGCGCGCTGCATGTGCTCCAGGACATCGATCTGACCATCGCCCGGGGCGAGGTCGTCGTCGTGATCGGGCCCTCCGGGTCCGGCAAGTCCACACTGTGCCGCGCCATCAACCGTCTGGAGCCGATCGACTCCGGCAGCATCTCGCTGGACGGAAAGCCTCTGCCCGCCGAAGGCAAGGAACTGGCCCGACTGCGCGCCGACGTCGGCATGGTCTTCCAGTCCTTCAACCTCTTCGCGCACAAGACGGTCCTGGAGAACGTCACTCTGGGGCAGATCAAGGTCCGCAAGAAGGACAAGGCCGCGGCGGACGAGTTCGCCCGGAGCCTGCTCGACCGCGTCGGCGTGGCCAACCAGGCGGACAAGTATCCCGCGCAGCTCTCCGGCGGCCAGCAGCAGCGTGTGGCGATCGCCCGCGCGCTGGCCATGGAGCCCAAGGTCATGCTCTTCGACGAGCCGACCTCGGCGCTCGACCCGGAGATGATCAACGAGGTGCTCGAAGTCATGCAGCAGCTCGCACGTGACGGCATGACCATGGTCGTAGTGACCCACGAGATGGGCTTCGCGCGGTCCGCCGCGAATCGGGTCGTCTTCATGGCGGACGGCCAGATCGTCGAAGAGGCGACGCCGGAGCAGTTCTTCACCAATCCTCGCAGCGACCGGGCCAAGGACTTCCTGTCCAAGATCCTGCACCACTGAGCTGCCCGTAACTTTCGAGACAACGAAGGATGTTGACCATGAATCTCCGTAAAGCAAGCGCCGCTGCCGCCGCCGTACTGGTCCTTTCCCTGACCGCGACCGCCTGTGGTTCCGGTGACAGCGACTCGGCGGGCGAAGAGGGCGACAGTGGTGCCAAGAAGATCACCGTCGGCATCAAGTTCGACCAGCCCGGTATCGGTCTGAAGACCCCGGACGGTTCCTTCGCCGGCTTCGACGTGGACATCGCGACGTACGTGGCCAAGGAACTCGGTTACGCCGACAAGGACATCACGTTCAAGGAGACCCCGAGCGCCGACCGTGAGACCGCTCTGGAGCGCGGCGACGTCGACTTCATCGCGGCCTCCTACTCGATCACCGACGAGCGCAAGGAGAAGGTCGACTTCGCGGGACCGTATCTGCTGGCCCACCAGGACCTGCTGATCCGCGCGGACGACAACATCGCCGAGGGCTCGGACCTCAACGGCAAGAAGCTCTGCTCCGTGACGGGTTCCACCTCGGCGCAGAACGTCAAGGACAAGGTCGCCCCCAAGGCGCAGCTCAAGGAGTACGGCACGTACTCGGAGTGCATCGACGGACTGGCGGGCGGCGCCGTCGACGCGCTGACCACGGACGACTCGATCCTCGCCGGTTACGCGTCGCAGGAGCAGAACAAGGGCAAGTTCAAGCTCGCCGGTCTGAGCCTGAGCAACGAGAACTACGGCATCGGTGTCAAGAAGGGCGACACCAAGCTGGTCGACGACATCAACGCCGCCCTGGAGAAGATGGTCTCGGACGGCGCCTGGGACAAGGCCGTGCAGGACAACTTCGGTCCGGCCGGGTACAAGAACGAGCCCGCCCCGAAGATCGGCGCCATCGTCAGCTGAATCGGCGGGCCTCGCGGCCCGTCCGGTCCATTCGGCGCAGATGTGGCGCGCCGCCCGTGAGGGTGGCGCGCCACGCCATCAACAAACGCGAGAGCGCGGGAGATCGTGTTCGACTTTCTTGAAGGTTACGACCTGCTCGGGGCGTTCTGGGTGACGGTGCAACTCGCCGTCTTCTCCGGAATCGGCTCCCTCATCCTGGGCACCATACTTGCCGCGATGCGGGTGAGCCCCGTTCCGCTGATGCGTGGATTCGGCACGGTCTACGTGAACGTGGTCCGGAACATCCCCCTCACCGTCATCATCGTCTTCTCCTCCCTCGGTCTCGCCGATGTCTTCGGAATCACGCTGGGCGCGGCCGACGACTTCGAGGCACTGAGTTTCCGGCTGGCCATTCTCGGACTGACCGCCTACACGGCCGCGTTCGTCTGTGAGGCCATCCGGTCCGGCATCAACACCGTGCCCGTCGGGCAGGCGGAGGCGGCGCGGGCCATCGGGCTGAACTTCACCCAGGTCCTGACGCTCATCGTGCTGCCCCAGGCGTTCCGTTCCGTGATCGGGCCGCTCACCAACGTACTGATCGCGCTGACGAAGAACACGACGGTGGCCGCGGCCATCGGCGTGGCCGAAGCCGCCCTCCTGATGAAGGAGATGATCGAGAACGAGTCGCAACTCGTCCTGATCTCGGCGATCTTCGCCTTCGGGTTCGTGGTCCTGACACTGCCGACCGGCCTGATTCTCGGCTGGGTCGGCAAGCGAGTGGCGGTGAAGCGATGACTTCCGTTCTGTACGACGCGCCGGGTCCCGGCGCCAAGCGGCGAAACATCGTCTACTCGGCGGTCTTCCTGGTCCTGCTGGCCCTGGGCGTGTGGTGGGTCTACTCCGCCATGTCGGACAAGGGGCAGCTGGACTCGGCGAAGTGGAGCCCCTTCACCGAGGGCCAGGCGTGGACGACGTATCTGCTGCCCGGTCTGGTCAACACGATCAAGGCCGCGGCGCTCGCGCTCGTGATCGCGCTGCCGCTGGGAGCCCTCTTCGGCATCTCGCGGCTCTCCGACCACCGGTGGGTCAGGGTTCCGGCCGGTGTGGTCGTGGAGTTCTTCCGCGCGATCCCCGTGCTGATCCTGATGGTGTTCGCGAACCAGTTCTACTCGGAATACACGGACATCAGCTCCGACATGCGTCCGCTGTACGCGGTCGTCACCGGCCTCGTGCTGTACAACGCGTCGGTCCTGGCCGAGGTCGTCCGCGCGGGCATCCTGTCGCTGCCCAAGGGGCAGACGGAGGCCGCCAAGGCGATCGGTCTGCGCAAGGGCCAGACGATGCGCAGCATCCTGCTGCCGCAGTCGGTGACCGCGATGCTGCCGGCGCTGGTGAGCCAGCTCGTCGTGATCGTGAAGGACACGGCGCTCGGCGGCGCGGTGCTCAGCTTCACCGAGCTGCTGAACGCCCGGAAGACGCTCGCCGCCAACTACGGCAACGTCATCCCGAGCTTCATCGTCGTCGCGAT
Above is a window of Streptomyces sp. NBC_01498 DNA encoding:
- a CDS encoding response regulator transcription factor; this encodes MRLLLVEDDDHVAAALAAVLARHGFDVTHARNGEEALQALLPVTDGTKSPFGVVLLDLGLPDQDGYAVCGKIRKLCSTPVIMVTARADVRSRIHGLNLGADDYVTKPYDTGELLARIHAVSRRSVGGEEAGAVGGDSLRLGPVLIELPTRRVTVDDVAVQLTRKEFDLLALLAQRPGVVFRREQIISEVWRTSWEGTGRTLEVHVASLRSKLGMPALIETVRGVGYRLVAPAAHQGP
- a CDS encoding amino acid ABC transporter permease encodes the protein MTSVLYDAPGPGAKRRNIVYSAVFLVLLALGVWWVYSAMSDKGQLDSAKWSPFTEGQAWTTYLLPGLVNTIKAAALALVIALPLGALFGISRLSDHRWVRVPAGVVVEFFRAIPVLILMVFANQFYSEYTDISSDMRPLYAVVTGLVLYNASVLAEVVRAGILSLPKGQTEAAKAIGLRKGQTMRSILLPQSVTAMLPALVSQLVVIVKDTALGGAVLSFTELLNARKTLAANYGNVIPSFIVVAIIFILLNLLLTTFASWLEKRLRRAKRSTGAVLTGGAMDNLSATGKPGTDPMSKTGQATGDGGGGTG
- a CDS encoding glutamate ABC transporter substrate-binding protein: MNLRKASAAAAAVLVLSLTATACGSGDSDSAGEEGDSGAKKITVGIKFDQPGIGLKTPDGSFAGFDVDIATYVAKELGYADKDITFKETPSADRETALERGDVDFIAASYSITDERKEKVDFAGPYLLAHQDLLIRADDNIAEGSDLNGKKLCSVTGSTSAQNVKDKVAPKAQLKEYGTYSECIDGLAGGAVDALTTDDSILAGYASQEQNKGKFKLAGLSLSNENYGIGVKKGDTKLVDDINAALEKMVSDGAWDKAVQDNFGPAGYKNEPAPKIGAIVS
- a CDS encoding amino acid ABC transporter ATP-binding protein, which produces MSGVSVTKETGGAAPASGDLVVLSNVNKHFGALHVLQDIDLTIARGEVVVVIGPSGSGKSTLCRAINRLEPIDSGSISLDGKPLPAEGKELARLRADVGMVFQSFNLFAHKTVLENVTLGQIKVRKKDKAAADEFARSLLDRVGVANQADKYPAQLSGGQQQRVAIARALAMEPKVMLFDEPTSALDPEMINEVLEVMQQLARDGMTMVVVTHEMGFARSAANRVVFMADGQIVEEATPEQFFTNPRSDRAKDFLSKILHH
- a CDS encoding amino acid ABC transporter permease, yielding MFDFLEGYDLLGAFWVTVQLAVFSGIGSLILGTILAAMRVSPVPLMRGFGTVYVNVVRNIPLTVIIVFSSLGLADVFGITLGAADDFEALSFRLAILGLTAYTAAFVCEAIRSGINTVPVGQAEAARAIGLNFTQVLTLIVLPQAFRSVIGPLTNVLIALTKNTTVAAAIGVAEAALLMKEMIENESQLVLISAIFAFGFVVLTLPTGLILGWVGKRVAVKR
- a CDS encoding TAXI family TRAP transporter solute-binding subunit, which encodes MSHRTAFVGGVAALVVAGLLTWWLVPFGEKSPSGALTFSTGVTSGVYERYGDLLKEDLAKDLPHVSIELRESEGSQENISRVAGGTADFTIATADAVAKYRRDNGPGAARLRGCARLYDDYVQLIAAKDSGIDLAKDLRGKRVGVGQEGSGVRLVADRLLTAAGLHPTKDVTAVSAGIDTMPGLLESGELDAFFWSGGLPTASVQRLSERFDIKLVPLDDALVRRLHDTAPVDTRYYRSAVMPADAYEKAQDGTAVPTVAVANLLVTTDRIDAELTEGFTRTVIRSRDRIGKKVHPAQLVDLRTAIYTDPLRLHDGAMRYYRSVKP
- a CDS encoding sensor histidine kinase — encoded protein: MSSRLLPLLIVLMAGVLLALGFPLAVSLAAAQQQDVVVDRIDDTARVAALAQFVSEGDTETAGSGAVAGSERSLMLEEELTRYFDVYGIRAGVFYRNGEAMARAPEGWTVPRTGEGRLAFQEALLGRRSDDPRQVWPWQGHGRLIVASPVVRDGDVVAVVVTDSPTGRMRSRILEGWLYIAAGEAAAMLLAVGAAFRLTGWVLRPVRVLDAATHDIATGRMKSRVAAAGGPPELRRLAHSFNEMADNVEDVLEQQRAFVADASHQLRNPLAALLLRIELLALELPAGNEEIASVRTEGKRLGQVLDDLLDLALAEHAPADLRLTDVGALASERVAAWRAYAEEKGVRLTGSTGAVTGWADPVALSSALDAIVDNALKFTPEGGEVDVRVARGDNDRTTVVVTDGGPGLSDDEMQRIGDRFWRSNRHQNVKGSGLGLSISRALLAAGGGTLAYEHAEPRGLRVTLSVPRSSPSS